CGAGTGCCGCCGCCAACGCGCCGGACAACGCTGAGACCCGCGCCGATCCTTTGGCCGCATCCGGTGTGCCCTACTCGCTTGTCCCTGGCACGAGGTTCTTTTCTCTTAGGGATTGTTGAAGATCACCGTATAGCTTGAGCGACGCGTCTCCGCCAGGTTTTCGAGACATGTCCGGCGAACTCATCATGCCTGGAAACTGGTAGTGCAAGACGGTCTCGAAGTCCGTATAGGTTTCCAGCTCTTTTCGTATTCCGTCAAACGCCCTTGGATGCAGTTCGACGCCGTTTTTGAACTCGAACGATTCGAGATCCATCCACAGATGGCATCCCGCACGGCGGCCTAACCGGTGCAGGATCTCGGCGGCGGCTTCACCGGAGATGTCACTCTTGGGCATCCGGCTGAACCCGAACGGACAGAGAATGTCCACGTCGGGCAAGAGGCGTTCATAGTACCCGTTGGCCTGTTTGATGAAATGGCAGTTGGTGGCCAGCATTACGGGTTTGCCTGGGGCCAACTGGTTCACAAATGGGCGAAATTCGTGGAAGAAATCAACGAGTTGTTGGCGGCGGCGGTCGTCTTCGCCCAAGTTGCCCGCGATTTCGTCTGAGACATACCAGCCATAGAATGATCGATGCCCACCATACCGGCGCCAGATTTCCTCCGCAACCACCCTGTGCCACGCAAGCGATGCCGGGGTGAAGTCAAAGAACGCATAGCAGCCGATGCCTGGCAGTACGTGCATTCCCAGGCGATCGGTCTCATCGAGTATCGTCTCGAGGGGATCCGTGGATGCAATCGGCATCCGGCCCGGGAACAGCATCGAGGGATAGTAGGCCTTGCCCGCGTAACCGTCGCGTTCAATCGTGTGGCGGCCGACGTGGGTGTAGTTCTGGAACATCATCGTGATGACGACGATATCTTGCCCCACGGCGTGCATCGCCCGGATGAGTTCGCGCCACTGCGCGGCGCTCATTTTGGCCAGTTCGTCGTTGAACGGGCGGCCTTCCTTCTCGTCATGATGATAGATATCCACCCACGCGCCCCCGAGCATACGGGGCGACTGCGTATCCATGTCCAATATGCGAATGGTGTCGTTCTCGCGCCACTGTTCGCCTTTGCTCGAGACGACAAGTAGCACCCGGTGATCGCCGCCAGGCTTTGGACCTTTCCACCAGAATCGAACGGTTGTCGAGCTGCGGGAAGGAACGGTCACCCGCTCGCAATGCAAGATGGTTTCCTCTGTCTCCTCGTCAAGATAGGCCCGCACGTGAAATGTTCGGGCGGCGGCAGTCGAGTTGCG
The Candidatus Hydrogenedentota bacterium DNA segment above includes these coding regions:
- a CDS encoding DUF4434 domain-containing protein; the protein is MNGAIGVFVFILAGLLEGAANSGLLDTTFGPAAFSISPVSLTLVPPETMTKQVDLDIRCGLRNSTAAARTFHVRAYLDEETEETILHCERVTVPSRSSTTVRFWWKGPKPGGDHRVLLVVSSKGEQWRENDTIRILDMDTQSPRMLGGAWVDIYHHDEKEGRPFNDELAKMSAAQWRELIRAMHAVGQDIVVITMMFQNYTHVGRHTIERDGYAGKAYYPSMLFPGRMPIASTDPLETILDETDRLGMHVLPGIGCYAFFDFTPASLAWHRVVAEEIWRRYGGHRSFYGWYVSDEIAGNLGEDDRRRQQLVDFFHEFRPFVNQLAPGKPVMLATNCHFIKQANGYYERLLPDVDILCPFGFSRMPKSDISGEAAAEILHRLGRRAGCHLWMDLESFEFKNGVELHPRAFDGIRKELETYTDFETVLHYQFPGMMSSPDMSRKPGGDASLKLYGDLQQSLREKNLVPGTSE